CACGAACTCCCTACCTTCGCCTGCAACCTCGGGCGGCGCGCAACTAAGCCGCTCCGGTCGGGGTTCTTGGGTTTCTAACTGATTCTGCCGGCTTTTGATCCTATCTGCTTCTCCCTGGTTTATTGGGCTATGCCTGCTGGTGGGCGCCGGGTACGCGGCCCTGCTCTACTCGGCCAAAGCGCCCTGGGGCCGCCTTCTGAACTACGCGCTGGCGGCGGTGCGCTTCGTGGTGGTCAGCTTTCTGTGCTTCCTGCTTCTGTCACCCTTCCTGAAATCAACCTCCACCACCACCGAAGCGCCCACCGTGGTGCTGGCCGTGGACGATTCGCAGTCGGTGGGGTTGTTTACGCCGCCGGCGGTGCTCACCCAGGCCACGCAAGGACTGGCGCGGCTGGCTGAGTCGCTGCGCGGCCAGGGCTTCCGGGTGGAAACCCGCACGCTCACGGCCGCGAATCGCCCAGTTCGTCCCGACTCCCTGCGGTTTCAGGGTTCAAGCACCGACCTGGATCGGCTCCTGACGGGCGTGGGCGACGAGTACGAGGGCCGCAACCTGGCCAGCGTGGTGCTGGTGTCGGATGGGCTGGTGAACCAGGGCCGCGCCCCGCAGTTTGCCGACTACCGCTTCCCCATCTACGCCGTGGGTGTGGGCGACACAGTGCCGAAGCGCGACCTGAGCTTGCCTGCTCTTATCTACAACCGGGTGGCTTTCAGCGGCAACCAGTTTCCGATTGAGGCCGAAATCGGGTACGCCGGATACGCGGGCGGCACTACGGCCACGGCGGTGCTGCGCGAAAACGGCCGGGTGTTGCAAACCAAGCGGGTGAGCTTGCCGGCCGGGCAGCGGCGCGTGCGCACCACGTTTCTGCTCACGGCCCCTGCCCCCGGCAAGCGCCGCTACGAAGTGGTGCTGGAGAGGCTGCCCGGCGAGTTTACCTTGCTCAACAACCAGAAAACGGCCGTCCTCGACATTGTGAAGGGCAAGCTGCGAGTGCTGCTGGCCGGCGCCGCCCCCCACCCCGACCTAAAAGCCTTGCGCGCGGCCATTCTGCAAAACAACAACTTCGACCTGACCACCTACCTGCCCGGCATTAGTCCGCTCAAAAGCCAAGACTTCGACGTGGCCATTCTGCACCAGCTGCCGGCCCGGGGCGGCGTGGGGCAGGAAGTGCTGGCCCAGGTGCGGGCCCGGCGCGTGCCCGCCCTCTACGTGCTGGGCGCCCAGTCCGATTTTGGAGCTTATAACAGCCTAGGCACGGGCCTGACCGTGGCGCCCCGGGGCAGCCAAACCGACGCGGTAACGCCCGTGCCTAACCCCGCCTTTTCGCGGTTTGCGTTTGAAGAAGAGGCGTTGCGCCGCTTTGCCGCCTACCCGCCCGCGCCGGTGCCCTTCGGCGAGCTGCGCCTGGGCGGCGGGGCCGAGGCCGCCTTGTGGCAACAGGTGGGCCGAATCAAGACCCAGAAGCCGCTGCTGGTATTCGGCGGCACGCCCCAGCAGCGCCAGGCTACCCTGCTCACCGATGGCAGCTGGCAGTGGCGCTTGCAGGAAGCCGTGGAGCACGACGACCAGCCCCAGGCCTACGACCGGCTCATCATCCGTACCCTGCAACTGCTCACCCAGAACGCCAACAAGAAGCGCCTCGACGTGTACCCCACCCAGGACGCCTTCACCACCCAGGACGATGTGACCTTCGGGGCCGAGACGTACAACGCCATCT
This region of Hymenobacter sp. YIM 151500-1 genomic DNA includes:
- a CDS encoding VWA domain-containing protein, translating into MILSASPWFIGLCLLVGAGYAALLYSAKAPWGRLLNYALAAVRFVVVSFLCFLLLSPFLKSTSTTTEAPTVVLAVDDSQSVGLFTPPAVLTQATQGLARLAESLRGQGFRVETRTLTAANRPVRPDSLRFQGSSTDLDRLLTGVGDEYEGRNLASVVLVSDGLVNQGRAPQFADYRFPIYAVGVGDTVPKRDLSLPALIYNRVAFSGNQFPIEAEIGYAGYAGGTTATAVLRENGRVLQTKRVSLPAGQRRVRTTFLLTAPAPGKRRYEVVLERLPGEFTLLNNQKTAVLDIVKGKLRVLLAGAAPHPDLKALRAAILQNNNFDLTTYLPGISPLKSQDFDVAILHQLPARGGVGQEVLAQVRARRVPALYVLGAQSDFGAYNSLGTGLTVAPRGSQTDAVTPVPNPAFSRFAFEEEALRRFAAYPPAPVPFGELRLGGGAEAALWQQVGRIKTQKPLLVFGGTPQQRQATLLTDGSWQWRLQEAVEHDDQPQAYDRLIIRTLQLLTQNANKKRLDVYPTQDAFTTQDDVTFGAETYNAIFERIYGQQITLTLTDERQRTRTFTYTNSADGAPLHLGPLPAGLYRYVARATLGGQPQQDRGEVLVQDQQLEALQSRADHNLLHQLARHSGQRLYFPQQLDQLAQDIRKANYKPVLYEQESLRELINLKWLLPLLLALLTVEWATRKYSGGI